Proteins encoded by one window of Erwinia pyrifoliae DSM 12163:
- a CDS encoding AraC family transcriptional regulator, with protein MMQSNQARSEVSPIFNGGGVCHRGVLAAAASGLSDFISDNGGDVDRIFGVSGIDPELLAQPTLSLGLINYCRVMEEAARYSDCDNFGLHYGKQFKPQSLGLIGYIGLCSPTLEQALHNVACAFPWHQHDTLTRLVDKGDCWRLDYQVRHGAILCRRQDAELTLCMFLNLIRHVAGRNWAPREVHFEHPRPSQWHEHCKVFDAPVWFDQPFNSLVIAKRDLARAMPDSDPLLLGVMQDAIRRLNSGSAQQNIVDLARVQVHQSLLQGEPLLEEVADNMGLSSWSLXRRLREEGLSFTTLXDNVRCEMAKHYLQQHQLPISEMALLLGYSEVSAFSRAFRRWFGISPRQWRQEERGG; from the coding sequence ATGATGCAAAGTAATCAAGCCAGGTCAGAGGTCAGCCCTATTTTTAACGGCGGCGGCGTCTGTCATCGTGGCGTGCTGGCCGCTGCCGCCAGTGGGCTTAGCGACTTTATCAGCGACAACGGCGGCGACGTTGACCGTATTTTTGGCGTCAGCGGCATCGACCCGGAACTGCTGGCGCAGCCGACACTGAGCCTGGGCTTGATCAACTACTGCCGGGTGATGGAAGAGGCGGCTCGCTATTCGGATTGTGATAACTTCGGTTTGCACTACGGCAAGCAGTTTAAACCACAGTCATTAGGCCTGATTGGCTATATCGGTTTGTGCAGCCCGACGCTGGAACAGGCGCTGCATAATGTGGCCTGTGCGTTTCCCTGGCACCAGCACGATACCTTAACGCGGCTTGTGGATAAGGGGGACTGCTGGCGTCTGGATTATCAGGTGCGGCACGGTGCCATCCTCTGCCGCCGCCAGGACGCCGAGCTGACGCTGTGCATGTTTCTGAATCTCATCCGTCACGTTGCCGGGAGAAACTGGGCGCCGCGTGAGGTGCATTTTGAACATCCACGACCTTCACAGTGGCACGAGCACTGTAAAGTGTTTGATGCCCCGGTCTGGTTTGACCAACCGTTCAACTCGCTGGTTATTGCCAAGCGCGATTTGGCACGCGCTATGCCTGACAGCGATCCGCTGCTGTTAGGAGTGATGCAGGATGCGATACGCCGCCTGAACAGCGGTTCCGCACAGCAGAATATTGTCGATTTGGCCCGGGTACAGGTTCATCAATCGTTACTNCAGGGAGAACCGTTGCTGGAAGAGGTGGCGGACAACATGGGATTATCAAGCTGGTCGCTGCANCGCCGCCTGCGGGAGGAGGGGCTAAGTTTTACCACGCTGGNGGACAACGTGCGCTGCGAGATGGCGAAACACTACTTGCAGCAGCACCAGCTGCCCATTTCTGAAATGGCGTTGCTGCTGGGGTACTCGGAAGTCAGTGCTTTTTCCCGCGCTTTTCGCCGCTGGTTTGGCATCAGCCCGCGCCAGTGGCGCCAGGAAGAGCGGGGCGGTTAA